Proteins encoded by one window of Macaca mulatta isolate MMU2019108-1 chromosome 10, T2T-MMU8v2.0, whole genome shotgun sequence:
- the LOC144331908 gene encoding uncharacterized protein LOC144331908 isoform X2, producing MDPGPAHKSGAEDWQCPLLCHCGIPRVTLSRTQTLTSSTMQDCSGLCFCTRHQLPALMTSTSPPAWSDTVVTTSARPDDGLFLRCSPQCKDEDDNEVGDDDDDDGDVKIRAWKENGLGRGPEDMRLMHRSKRRFSPSLMPTKVHRLHHVGQGGLKLQDLKSSACFDLPECLDSRNEPLCPAQRFTFHSLIHFELLSVHGET from the exons ATGGATCCAGGACCTGCACACAAGAGTGGTGCTGAGGATTGGCAGTGCCCACTTCTATGCCATTGTG GTATCCCAAGGGTTACTTTGTCCAGAACACAGACTTTGACTTCTTCAACTATGCAGGACTGCAGTGGTCTGTGCTTCTGTACACGACACCAACTACCTGCATTGATGACATCAACATCACCACCGGCGTGGAGCGACACAGTGGTGACGACTTCTG CTCGTCCTGACGATGGCCTGTTTTTAAGATGTTCACCACAATGCAAAGATGAAGATGATAATGAagttggtgatgatgatgatgatgatggtgatgtcaAG ATAAGAGCTTGGAAAGAAAACG GACTGGGCAGAGGACCTGAAGACATGAGGTTGATGCACAGGTCAAAGAGAAGATTCTCACCATCGCTGATGCCCACAAAAGT ACATCGgcttcaccatgtcggccagggtggtctcaaactccaggacctcaagtcatccgcctgcttcgacctcccagagtgcttggattccaggaatgagccactgtgtccagcccagcGTTTCACATTTcattctttgattcattttgagttgctTTCTGTACATGGTGAGACATAG
- the LOC144331908 gene encoding uncharacterized protein LOC144331908 isoform X1: MKGATSPSRLTSTVYSWLGPCPPASASLSPSTARSPPPPCHQGPSVRDRHVQDCSGLCFCTRHQLPALMTSTSPPAWSDTVVTTSARPDDGLFLRCSPQCKDEDDNEVGDDDDDDGDVKIRAWKENGLGRGPEDMRLMHRSKRRFSPSLMPTKVHRLHHVGQGGLKLQDLKSSACFDLPECLDSRNEPLCPAQRFTFHSLIHFELLSVHGET, from the exons ATGAAAGGGGCTACCTCCCCTTCGAGGCTGACATCAACAGTCTATTCCTGGTTGGGCCCCTGCCCTCCCGCCTCTGCGTCACTGTCGCCATCAACAGCACGCTCACCCCCCCCACCCTGCCATCAGGGACCATCCGTACGTGACCGACACGTCCAA GACTGCAGTGGTCTGTGCTTCTGTACACGACACCAACTACCTGCATTGATGACATCAACATCACCACCGGCGTGGAGCGACACAGTGGTGACGACTTCTG CTCGTCCTGACGATGGCCTGTTTTTAAGATGTTCACCACAATGCAAAGATGAAGATGATAATGAagttggtgatgatgatgatgatgatggtgatgtcaAG ATAAGAGCTTGGAAAGAAAACG GACTGGGCAGAGGACCTGAAGACATGAGGTTGATGCACAGGTCAAAGAGAAGATTCTCACCATCGCTGATGCCCACAAAAGT ACATCGgcttcaccatgtcggccagggtggtctcaaactccaggacctcaagtcatccgcctgcttcgacctcccagagtgcttggattccaggaatgagccactgtgtccagcccagcGTTTCACATTTcattctttgattcattttgagttgctTTCTGTACATGGTGAGACATAG
- the LOC144331908 gene encoding uncharacterized protein LOC144331908 isoform X3, giving the protein MDPGPAHKSGAEDWQCPLLCHCGQCGQEQAGQDCSGLCFCTRHQLPALMTSTSPPAWSDTVVTTSARPDDGLFLRCSPQCKDEDDNEVGDDDDDDGDVKIRAWKENGLGRGPEDMRLMHRSKRRFSPSLMPTKVHRLHHVGQGGLKLQDLKSSACFDLPECLDSRNEPLCPAQRFTFHSLIHFELLSVHGET; this is encoded by the exons ATGGATCCAGGACCTGCACACAAGAGTGGTGCTGAGGATTGGCAGTGCCCACTTCTATGCCATTGTGGTCAGTGTGGCCAGGAGCAGGCAGGGCAG GACTGCAGTGGTCTGTGCTTCTGTACACGACACCAACTACCTGCATTGATGACATCAACATCACCACCGGCGTGGAGCGACACAGTGGTGACGACTTCTG CTCGTCCTGACGATGGCCTGTTTTTAAGATGTTCACCACAATGCAAAGATGAAGATGATAATGAagttggtgatgatgatgatgatgatggtgatgtcaAG ATAAGAGCTTGGAAAGAAAACG GACTGGGCAGAGGACCTGAAGACATGAGGTTGATGCACAGGTCAAAGAGAAGATTCTCACCATCGCTGATGCCCACAAAAGT ACATCGgcttcaccatgtcggccagggtggtctcaaactccaggacctcaagtcatccgcctgcttcgacctcccagagtgcttggattccaggaatgagccactgtgtccagcccagcGTTTCACATTTcattctttgattcattttgagttgctTTCTGTACATGGTGAGACATAG
- the LOC144331908 gene encoding uncharacterized protein LOC144331908 isoform X4: MPLWSVWPGAGRAGIPRVTLSRTQTLTSSTMQDCSGLCFCTRHQLPALMTSTSPPAWSDTVVTTSARPDDGLFLRCSPQCKDEDDNEVGDDDDDDGDVKIRAWKENGLGRGPEDMRLMHRSKRRFSPSLMPTKVHRLHHVGQGGLKLQDLKSSACFDLPECLDSRNEPLCPAQRFTFHSLIHFELLSVHGET; the protein is encoded by the exons ATGCCATTGTGGTCAGTGTGGCCAGGAGCAGGCAGGGCAG GTATCCCAAGGGTTACTTTGTCCAGAACACAGACTTTGACTTCTTCAACTATGCAGGACTGCAGTGGTCTGTGCTTCTGTACACGACACCAACTACCTGCATTGATGACATCAACATCACCACCGGCGTGGAGCGACACAGTGGTGACGACTTCTG CTCGTCCTGACGATGGCCTGTTTTTAAGATGTTCACCACAATGCAAAGATGAAGATGATAATGAagttggtgatgatgatgatgatgatggtgatgtcaAG ATAAGAGCTTGGAAAGAAAACG GACTGGGCAGAGGACCTGAAGACATGAGGTTGATGCACAGGTCAAAGAGAAGATTCTCACCATCGCTGATGCCCACAAAAGT ACATCGgcttcaccatgtcggccagggtggtctcaaactccaggacctcaagtcatccgcctgcttcgacctcccagagtgcttggattccaggaatgagccactgtgtccagcccagcGTTTCACATTTcattctttgattcattttgagttgctTTCTGTACATGGTGAGACATAG